AGACTTGTGTGTAAAAACGAATGGAAAATAGCTTGGTGGAAGACTGAATGAAAGTGTAGCCTTGATGGGAAAGGTCTTTCACCAGGACtagaaaaagacaaagaaggGAATGAATGTTCTTATAGAAAAACAACGTAGCTATGAGGATCTTGCCTTGAAGAGAAAATAACAGACAAACCAGAAAGGACGGGATGCCTTGCGGAGATCGCCCTGTATTTAGCGACGAGATAGCCGCAGCGCATCTTAGCCATGTCTCGATGTGCGCTTACTGAGGAGGCATCATCCCTCCCATCCGGCCCTCGCAGGCTTCGGACGCCGCGCTTGGTACAGAGCCCCCTTGATTTCCCCTTTTGTCTCCAGTATACAATTTATATGGGGCGTTTCAACGGCGCCTATGTGGATATGCAACCATGGGGATGTTCCCATGGGTTGGTAGCCGCGGTTGCACTTGATTTCGAAACAAATTACTACCATGAACTTGTACAAGTAATATTGTTCAGACGAAAGAACCGGATGAAAAATGCCACCTGTTTCCCTTTGTGGGGTCCATCTCTGACACGCTTCGGCCCAAACTATCAGCCTTTCAGGGCCAGTTTTGAGTAAGGATGGCGGCATTAACATTAATTAAACCATAAAAAGCAGGTggcgggcaaaaaaaaagaacggaaAGGTCAGGCGAATCGAGCGTTCTTCTCAGAATGGCTTGTTGATCGCCAACTGAGGGAGACTGATGCTAAAATTGTATATTGTTCAGGGTGGCCGAAATTCTCAATCTgcactagtctagttctagttctacttctagacctagaataGAACTATTCTAGACCTAAGTAGATGGTTGTAAATGCGGGCCACCCATGTGCACCGCCACTTGCAGTTGCGACAAGCAACAAAGACGTCCTACCCTGTTACGATCCCAAGGCCGCTAGAGGCTGGGATTGACACCTGCCAGCTTGACCAGAATTCACAGCTTGGTTTTGACCTCGGCACTTCACTGAGAGACTGACAAAAGACAACCCATGCAGCGCTGTGTGTATTGCTCtacggaaaaaaaaactaacaaAGAACAAGACAAGATAGTGCGACATATCTTTTCCCCGTCAAGATCCTTCAATAGTGAAACAAATTGAATACACATGAAAAAAGGTCCCCAGGAGAGAGGGTCTGCTCCCAATCATAGTTGGCCCTCGTTCCTGGGCGCGAAAGCTTAATCATCCCCATTGCACAAGGACTTGTTTCTTGccttgcttcttctttttgcctcCTTGCCCAGACCCgttgccgtcgtcgccggcaGACCCGGCCCCAGCCCCACTGCCCGATCCCTCGGCCTCGCCGTTGCCACCCCACGAGAAACCAGTGTTCCTGTTTCCACCCATATCCCTTCTCACCGCCCCGGTTCCGTAGCCGAAGATTGTAGTAAGAGGTTTGGGAGCCACAGGCAGAGCCGGGAATGCATCCTCGCCGGCCGCGGTACGTCGCGCGGGGGGTGCGCCGCCGGATGCCATGGATGCAGTCGTACGAACAGGTTGGCGAGCGGCAGGAGCATTGGTACGATTTGCCCCTGATGAAGTTGACAGCGAGGGCACACCGATCCAGGATGGCTGCGCCGCCTGGCGAGATCCGCTTTGTCCCGCGCTAGGCAGTGCAGGAAACGCTGCCGATGCTGTCCCCGATGATGCCGCCGGTCTCCTAGACGCTGTGGAGGAGGACCCGCTGCCACTGACCCAGTTTGCGCCAGGGACCGAGGCTGAGTTGCTGGCACCGACAGAGGGAGTGGAAGATGCAATGCTCGACATGCTCCCCCGCCTCGTGCTGTTCTTGAGCCTCAACACCCGTGTGGTGTGCCTCGAGTTCTGGCCCTGATTCTGCGCACCTCCCAACATTTGAGTCGGGCTTGCAACGGCCGCATTGGCCCACCCACTGCTAGAGGTTGTGGCACCGTGCATGCCACCAAGACCCGGGAGCGATGGGTAGTCCTCATTGATGGCTCGCCAATCCTGCCATGCCTTGCGCAAAGCCTCGCCTTTGGCACGGTCGTCGAAGAGATCAGATACCTCTCGGACAAGAGTGCCAAGAGCATTGGATGAGGTATCGCTAAACAAGGCGAAAAAGGCATCCACAAGTTGAGGTGCTGTCAATGCAGCTTGGCGGTATGACGATATTTGCTGTCTGAAACGGTTGAGCTTGGTTGCGTCGTTGCCCAGCAGGTTGCTGGCGCGCTCGATGACGGCCCCGTGACGGGCCAGACGGGCATGGTCTTGTGGCGTAAGGTTTGCCACGTCTGTAAGTGACAGGGTAGCCATGGCATCGGCGGATGGTTGCGGCTGCGTCAAGCTCTGACCACGCCCGGCACCACCTTGGCGAGAAGATTGACTAGGGGTAGGTCCAGCAGAGGCCGATGGCTGCGAGAGCTGGCCGCCAAAGGTGCGGGAGGTGACAGATTGAGCAGAGTGGATGGCCATTTGGCGTTGGAACGCAATCTCGTCCCGTCTCATTGGCTGCGCTGAACTGACTGGCAACGGCTCTGCATTTGGATCGCGTCCTCTTCCCCGCCCTTCCCTTCCACCGTCTCTGCCGCCTCCACTCCCACCGCCTCTCCTCTCGTGTTGATAAGATGATCGATAGTCGAAAGAGGCCATGTCTACTACTCTCGCGTCTCTTCTAACATCTTTAGAGAGGTTGTTGCCGTGTTCGCTGAGCTGGTGTGCCTTGAGGTCCATCTCTGTGTCAAAAACGACAAACTTCTTCTCCATGCACTCACGGTCCGCGCAGAGGAAGTGGTCGTCCTTGAAATGCTTCTCGAGAGCATTGTAGTCCCTGTAATAGTGCGGCTGTCTCGAGTCTCTCCTGTCGCAGAGGAAACAGCGCTCGTGCTTGTGTCGGCAGTGTTCGTAGAGCTTGTCATCGTCATAGAAGCGCTCGCCGCAGAATGCACACAAGGGATGGCCCTTGAAACCGGTCTGATCTATAGCGCCTGGCTTATCGTCGCCCCGACGCATGTGCTCTCCAACACCCTTATCGCTGAACAGCTCATGCTCGTGGGTAAAGACCTTCTTGTTGCGCGTGCAGAGGTCACACATGCGTTTGTTGTGTGCCGATCGCGTGTGCCGATGAAGATCCGGCCATCCCAGACCGGCAAAGTCGCAGTCTGGGTCCGGACAGTTGTATCGAAGCAGCAGGACCGTGTCTCCCACAATATCTTCGCTCGTGTACCTGATGCCGATATTATCGTCGGCGCTTGTGATGTCTCCGTCACCATACTCGTCAAAGCGCTTGTTTACATCATCGGTAAAAATGACGAAGGGTGCTAGTGTTCTGCAGTGGGGACACTCCTTGTTCTTGTAGAGCGCCCTCATGCGCAAAGCACAAATGTGGCAGGTGATGTGATTACATGGTGCGATGGAGCTGTGGGTGACGGGATTGGCGCAAATGAAGCAAACCTCGCCATCCTCCTCGGTCTCGTTATCATTTGAGGTTTGAGCCTTGTGCCGAGAACCTGCCGGAGTGCCTTCCTTGGGCTCACCGTCAGCCCTGGCGCCCAAAGCTGCGTTCGACCCTCCTCTTTTGCCACGACCGCCACGTTGTTGCccttcgccgccgccgcgaccGCTTTTAGAGTCACCACGTccacggcctcggcctccacGTCCCCGCCCGCCTCGGGAACCCTTCGAATTATCTGATCTGGAACCGGCAGGAGCAGACGCATGGCCTGCGCCGTTGCTACTGCCACCGGCTGCTCCGCCAACAGAGTCCATTGATTCAATGGCTTATTGGCTTCCTGTCGTGTTAAATGGGTGATTGAGTGGGCTAGGGACCCTGCGTCAAGGTATACAAGACAGCTGACGACAGCTAAGGTTGGTATGTGTGTAGGTGGAGGCTTTCGAATTACGTTCTGATCGTTCGGTGCTCTCTCCAATGAGCTGCGAAGATTGCGACCAGTTTATGCGAGAGTAAAGGTAAAAAGGATTATGTTGCGGAAAGCAATGGCAGGATGGAGGAGAGAAGCCTCATGCACGGCGACGAGGCCGAAAGAGAGAAGAGTGCTGCTTCAAGGGCGACGTCTGACAAAGAGCTCTTCCCAAATTGCGACCAGAGCTGGTGTCTCGAGTGAGAGAGGGGCCAAAAAATACCATGTCCTCCCTCATACGTGCCAGCCTGCCCCACTTTTGAACTTGCGGGCGATGCGATGACTTGACTTGACAGGGTCTAGGTCTAGTATAGCAGTAACCAGCCCTGACAGGGATGCACGGACCAGAAGAATCCCCTGTCCAAGCCCCCCGAGAGTCACGCCTTTCTACCCTGAAATGGGGGATGAGACATAATGACACTAATTATCGAATCCCCGATACTACCCGTGCTACCAAGATCTTTGCTTGAGGAATTTGCAGTGTAATCAAACCTGGTGCGAGATAATGGATTCGCTGCCTCGAGGAGGAAGGAGGAAAAGAAGTCATGTACATAGAATGAGTATCTAGCTAGGGCTATGTCTGAGGTGAAGTACTTCGTACTAATCAGAACCTATACTCCATTCCATCTCATCATGTATGtcatttgcaatcgagcaaCTATCCACTATCTCATGTATGCCGATTGACcaggccaccaccaccacgtcGTATGGCCGTGTGCTTCCTTAAACCTGCACCAGACTAAATGCATCCTAACCTTCCCTCCAAGACCAACATATCTTAATGACGCCTGAAAACAATagtagaaaaaagaaaggaaattAAGAAACCAAATCAATGTGAAATACAAGCCATGTTCCAGTCTTCTAATGCCCTGGATCCAAACCTGCTGACCAACTTTGCGCTGGAAAACAGCAGACAAATATTATCCATCCAAATTCAATATCGTCAAGAGCTGCGCCGTGCTAAACTTGAAATGCAAAATCAAGTAAAATGCATCAGTGTAGAGATGAAGCACGTCTGTACCGTTTGTAATGTGAAGCACCAACATGGTACTCCACGAAGAAAGAGGggggaaaataaaaagaaaataccGAAAGGCATCAGGACAGCGAGGAAAACATAGCAAAAggataaaaaaataagagCAGACGAGACCATAATATGTAAGAGAAAATCACGGAAGAAGCCATGAAACGCCATACCAGTTTGCTTTTCCCTCGCGGCTACCCTTTGCACCGACCATCAAACGACGTGTAAAAGGACGAAAATGAAAATGTAAACAACAGCCGAGGAATGACTCTACAGCATGTGGGGTATAGAAGGGGAATATCAAGTCGGTCGCGTCCTATTCCTCGTCGACAGGATAAAGGTGGCTGCCGATGAGCTTGTTCATTGCAAACATATTCAGGCTGCTCTGCTTGAAAACGGCCTGCATCTTTTCGTCGCAAAGGATCTGTCGCTTGTCGTTCGGGTCCTGAAGATTGTTTCCCTTGATGTGCTCCCAGAGCTTTTTGACAACCTGAGGTCGAGAGAGCTATTTCCGCCATACAAAACGTCAGCCACAAACAAATCGGGAGGAGAGGCATATGCCCAAACAGTGAAAGTGTATCTGCAAGGGGAGTGCCTACAGTAGGCTCTCCGCACACCTCGGCTAGCGACGCGCTCAAATGGAAAGGCTTTTGGAATCCTCCGCCGGCCTTGCGCTTCTGTGTTCCGTCACCGGACAggtcttcgtcgtcgtcggccgcGACCTTGGCTttgctcttcttcttggtaaCCTTCTTCTTCGGGGCTGCCTTCTTGTCCCTGCCGCCGCGCGTAGTACGCACCCTAGCCAtctgctcctcctccgcctgCAGCTGCCGGGCAAACTTCTCGTCGGCCGACTCGGTGGATGACTCGcgcttttgtttcttctttggAGGCGGCACCGAGACGTTTATTTGGTCTCCGTTCTGgtcctcgtcatcatccgcttcttcgtcctcgtcctcttcgGACTTAATGGTGCCATTGCCGTTGACCATGTCATCGTAGTCCCGCTTTGGTGTTTCCGAAGCGGCCGGGGTGGGTTCGTTGGGGTTCTCCATCAGATTGGCAGTTGCTGCGTCAAACCTTGCCCCTATGAGAGCTTTGATGGCTTGCTACAGGATACGGTGACGGGTTAGCGATGGTGTCTGGCGGATGAGGCACAGCAAGCATATGTCTCCAACCAATAGCTCACCTTGTGCTCAGATAGGTCCTTGCAATCAAGTGCGGTTTCCAGACCGTTCCTAATCTTCTTCATGGTGACCGTCTGGAGGTCGGCCGTCTGGAGAATGCCATCGATGATGTTTGTGTACCGCTCCTCGTCGGCCGCGCTCACTGTGATAAGTCGGCCTGTGTTAGCTGGCCGGACTTTGGTCCAAGTTTGCGCAGATTACTTTTATTGCCATGGTGATAGCAGGTTGCAATGCACATACGTGGTTCCGACATTTTGCCGGTTGGGTGCAGGGAACCGGAGGGGTGGTCGTCGGATCAAGGCGGGTTAGGCTGGCAGCGGGACGAGGCGAGATagcagccttgtcttgtgggTTTGGGAACAATTGACAACAAACGGGAAAGGTGCAAAGAACGCCAACAGATGAAGGGAAAGGGAAACCCGTAACCAGAAAGCGGAGGTCGGTCAGTCGGGAGCAGCGCGCAAGGATGGCGTGAGTGAGGGCTTCGGAGGATATGCCGTTTCGTTTGCTTCGGGTCGCCAATGGTCTGAGTTACCCAGACAGATGATCTGCAATTCGGGGTGCGGTTGCAAGTCGCGCGTGTAGAGTTGCGATGGATCGAATGTCCGACACCGGATTAGATAATCAAGGTGGGGAACCTATAAATCAGTGCAGTGAGTGGTGCCCAGTGCTTCTGGTGGTGATTGATGATGTGATGGGATGGAGCTTCTAGATTTCAGGTAGCACTCGGAGCTTGGAAATCGTGGGGGGGGCTACACGACAACAAGCTTGTCCATCTTTGTTGCTTAGGATGGATTGTAAGAAGGGTAGACAGAGACAGAAAATAGTAATAATTGAAGGGATAGATAATTGCAAAAGCACGATTAATCGCGATTGTTTACGTCAAGCCACCTTCTACTGTCCATTGTTTGTCACGTTCAACCACAAAGAAAACTTTACCGTAGTACGTTAAACTAAGGCAAATTGACGCACGACGGGCCGGGGCCATAAATGGACAAAAGCGGCACGTGGGTTTCGGTGCAGACGATCCGAACTACTAGTATGCACCACGGGGCGCAGCCGCCCACGTTACCTCTGCCTGGCATCTTTCCCAGAAATCTCGTACTGGGATGGGGAAAAGTACCTTCAAACTCCGCCCGACACTACATATTTCAAGCTAGGATTTCCATTCAGTTACTTTTACCATGACGGTGAAACCATATAATACGACGTcctcctgttttttttttttttttttttttttcaccgtGTAGTTGGTCCTCGCAGAAAATTAGCACACAGATGAGTTCGCTCGCTCGGGCCAAGGCTTCATCTCCCCCGATCTGGGGAGCCGATGCCGACGTCGtcatattttttttgggacTGTGGGCCGGAGTTTGACAAGCAGCCGCAGAGACACGCTGCCCCGAGTGGTTCGGTTCCCTACTGGTCTCACGACTCCACCGGGGTTGATATGGAGATGGAAGCTGTCCGAGGCGTCAAAAGGACCTTTGAGATTCTGCCATCCAGGGAAGAATTTGCTTAGGGTTGTGTCAAATCGATCGATTGATCAATGTTGTGGAAGTTTCGGTATAAATCTACCTAGTCTGGTACAAGAAAGCAAGAACAAAACCAGGCACCCATAATCCAAAGACCAAGCGGCGGCTTCCACTCCCAATTACCTAAATGTCGAGCTTGACTACGGGTGTTTCCCGCACCTCCCGTAACATGCTCGCCAAATACTTATTTTTGTGCCGCGTTACCTGTAAAGCATGACCCTCCCGTTGCGTGGACATCTCCTATAAAGCTTGCACGACAACAAGCGTCGAATGATTTGCTAGCATCATTGATCTGGTAATCCGATTAGCTTTACCTCAGTTCGATGCATGCCAGGATTTGCCGCTGCggcgatgttttttttttttttttttttttttttctggatcATGGAACATGGATCATGGAAACAACGTACATCAAGTGCCTTGAATGCATCCACAGAGGAGAAGTCGCAATCTCCGCTGAAGTCGCCATCGAGGCCGCCAACAAAATTTCCTGGCAAACGATTACCTGTGCTATAAGTGGTGTTCTGGCAGCATGCTGATGAAATCTTGAGAACTTCGAGCTCGTCCTCCTTGGGACCAGTGCATTTGCAAGTAGGCTGTAGCGGAATATGTCAGAATAATCTAAGACACAGAGACTTTCTTTTGTGGTAAACGCAACATACGTCGGTGAAGATGGTGGGAATGACGGCCGAAACCACCAGGAGAGTAGCGGTTGAGAACTGcattttggttttttggtttttggtttttcaGATTTGGAATGGATGATCGAGAGTTTAACAATGTtaagaaagagaaaatcGTGAGGATGGACTGAGATCATTGCTTACCTTTTATATAAAATCTGATTAATTCTTTGGCGTAAAgtcttgaaaaaaaaaacataattTTGCAGCAATGAAAAGACCCAAGAAAAGTCCAAGGTCCCATCTGTCGATCGAATTAGTATTAGTCTAGAATTAGTTCTATCTGTTCTTCTATTGCAACTGATGATCAAACGGTAAACAAGCCGCCAAGCGCGCACGTGGCTTCATAtatcaaataaaaaaaactgtAATTAATACCTCCATAATAAATTGGCACTGAGGTTACCTTTTTATATAGGCTTGTACGTGTAAGGTGCCTGTTGATACTACCAAATCAAGGTCATGttaaggtttttttttatagtcAGTTTCGGAAAAGTCATGTCACTAAGGCCGGGTTTACTAATTCGACAAAAATGCATTCGTATTTTTAAAGCCACATGGCCCAAAGGACGCTCGGCCATGTCTCGCGTCAGAAAAACCATGTGTGCCCGGGGCTTAATGGTCGTAAGTAGGTAGCTTTTCAACGAGCTggtcttttttgccgaaAGGCAGGGGGCATGCCGCTTGGGAACGGCTTTCGCGTGCTCGGGAAGGGGCACGTCAGCCCACGCTGCCAGCACTGAAAAGAGACTATATTTGAGATTGTCTCGTCGGTCTCATGGCAGTGCGCAAGTCCTCGCTGTCTGTCTAGATGAACAAAGAAAAGACTTTGGTGTCAAGGCTTCCCGATGATAACGAGACTGACTGCAAACTGAGATATATACCTGGGTAGGTACTTATAGGTACCTGGTGTACCCATTTAGTTGAGTACGTACCGTATTCATGTCCGTGACTACTCTTACATCGAGACAACAACCGCTAGAGAGTGTACCtactcctttttttctggttttTGTTGTCGTTGTCCTGGCAATTTCACCACCCGAACTTGCGGCTTCACGACCCAACACTCACTTCGCTCTCactttctgtttttttttctttttcttttgaaccaaaaaccacccGCTGGCCTCTTCTTCTCCATCCCGAAATCTGCTGTCTGGTCTCACCCAATACAACCCGAGAACAACAAGCCTTCAACATGCAGTCGATGAATGGCAAAACAATGGCTGCAATCTGGATTTCCCCTTATTAATGTCTCAGCTGGAACTCCATAATCAGTAGTGCTATCTGTACCTAACATTCGTTTATTATTATCATTAACATTACTCTCCATGCTCTTACAATCAATCGAGTTTCTCTTTTGCCAGTATGGATATCGCGACTGTACCCGACCATGCCGTCCATCCAAAGGGTAGCCAAACTCCAGACTTTACCCAACAGAAAGAAGACTTTCCAGCAAAGATCATTGCAGCTCACGATGCCGTCATTTCTCAGGCCAGAATTGACGCTGGACTCTCTGACCGCGAACTTGTAACTATCCATAACCTCTACCAGATACAGCTCTACATTAACTGGCAGACCACGCAGCTTGGGCCCCGGTGCCTTCGTCCGGACGAGTGGCTCACTTATGCTTGCGACTTCTTCCAGCCAGTGTTTGCTCTTATACACGCGCCATCAGCCGAGTTCAGTGCTCAGCTCGGCAGCCTGCGCGTCGACATATACCGCTCCCAACGCTTCCCACACGTATGGACTAAGATCGTTGGCGAGGATTTCACCATCGACAAGGACGCAGCCCGTCATCTGTCAGAGACCGTTGCTGCGGTTGTTTCCGAGGCGGCTATGCTATTCCCTGACATGAAAATCTATCAACGATCATACTTGCTAGATCCTGCACCGGGTGGGCGTGAACGTGTTGCGGGATACCTGTCTCGAAATCCCAACACCCAAACCCTCAGCGGCGAGTCtgatgatgctgctgccacaACCAACCGTCAGGAAAAGCCAGCCAGTATCGAATACTGGCTTAGCAGAATCTGCGGATCTCCCAAGCCCCACCCAGCTGAGCAGGTGCACCTGTACGGCGACAGCAGCGTAGCTAGCCCCGACTCCCCCGTTGCCGACCCGAAAAGCGGCTGGTCCAAAACCGGCCTGGGCGAAAGCTGCACCGACCCACTCGCCATCGCATTCGACCCCGAACACAAAAACACCACGATTCGAGACTCGATCCTGGAACAAGACGGCATCGAATACTTCACAAGCGCCAGCGCCTTCTGCGCCCGCCTCCGCCTGCTCGAGTGCTCCGAGGCTCTGACCATCAGCGACCCGGAATTTGGCGACGTGTTCCAGGGGATGCTCCGCGGCTCCGCGCTGTGGTGGTTCATCAATGAGCTGGGAGACGAGGAGCGTGATGCCTTGCGGACGACATCTATCGTGGAGCTTTGCAGGGCCATGATGTGGCGGTTCCCGACGCTGAGTGAGAGCCAGGCGAGGAGGGTTTTCGAGGACAGGGAGGGGTATCTGGGCGCTCTCACAGCAGAGGGTTGCTCCAACTGCGTGGACCTGCTGCGGATTTATATCAAGCAGCTTTGCAGGCTTGCGCAGATCGCCGAGGTTGCAGACCTGCCCGAGACATACGTCGAGATCTGGGAGAGGCTGGAGCCCCGGCTGCAGCAATTCTTCGACAGGCCGAGCCCGAGCACCAAGGACCACGACAGCTTCGTGGCTTTGGTAGACAAAGGACTGGCAAAGGCTTTGAGGGGGGAGAGGGCTCTTTTGGACGAGGAAAACCAGGTGGGTAACATCGGCAAGTCGGTTCGGCTGGGCCGGAAGGGCTCGGCTCTCAGCCAAGGGGTGCCAGCAGGTGCAGAGGGGAAAGAAGACGAAAAGGAGAGTGTTGAATCTTACTGCATGTGCACATCGTGTTGTGAAAAGCTAGCCCGTCAGGGTTGCAATGATATCAGTGTCTCGGTTGAACAGAATGTCGGGTTTCGTATGCGCACATGGCCGTTTCTGGGCCGGCCCCTCGTAGATTGATTGTCATGATTATGGAAAACGGAGGAACAGTTTGTTTTCAGGGGGAGCGCGATGATATTTGCACAACGAACATCGCTACCTGTTACGATGCATTGATAGGCTCATGATAACGTAGAATACTTGCCAGGCAGTATGGTACAAGCAGCTACCTTATGGAAAGATGTTGCTTTCAAATCTTCAAAGCCACCTAGTCGTCGGACTGTTACTATTCCCAAACCCCGACTCCGAGCAGAACTCTAAACTTCCCGCATATGATCCGAGGTATATCACCCCGGTAGCATGCCTGTCTTATAGGTGGGTGCCCTTGGTGTGATAGTCTATGATTCACTCAGCATCTACGTTGATGAATTTCGAATGATGGTGCTGGAAGTACACGAGGTTATGTACATGTTGGAGTGAAAGTAATGGTACGTACCTACCAAGGATTAGGTAGTTATAAAAGCTGCAAGTTATCATGAGCCGAGATGCAAGTAGTTG
The Pyricularia oryzae 70-15 chromosome 1, whole genome shotgun sequence DNA segment above includes these coding regions:
- a CDS encoding C2H2 finger domain-containing protein; translated protein: MDSVGGAAGGSSNGAGHASAPAGSRSDNSKGSRGGRGRGGRGRGRGDSKSGRGGGEGQQRGGRGKRGGSNAALGARADGEPKEGTPAGSRHKAQTSNDNETEEDGEVCFICANPVTHSSIAPCNHITCHICALRMRALYKNKECPHCRTLAPFVIFTDDVNKRFDEYGDGDITSADDNIGIRYTSEDIVGDTVLLLRYNCPDPDCDFAGLGWPDLHRHTRSAHNKRMCDLCTRNKKVFTHEHELFSDKGVGEHMRRGDDKPGAIDQTGFKGHPLCAFCGERFYDDDKLYEHCRHKHERCFLCDRRDSRQPHYYRDYNALEKHFKDDHFLCADRECMEKKFVVFDTEMDLKAHQLSEHGNNLSKDVRRDARVVDMASFDYRSSYQHERRGGGSGGGRDGGREGRGRGRDPNAEPLPVSSAQPMRRDEIAFQRQMAIHSAQSVTSRTFGGQLSQPSASAGPTPSQSSRQGGAGRGQSLTQPQPSADAMATLSLTDVANLTPQDHARLARHGAVIERASNLLGNDATKLNRFRQQISSYRQAALTAPQLVDAFFALFSDTSSNALGTLVREVSDLFDDRAKGEALRKAWQDWRAINEDYPSLPGLGGMHGATTSSSGWANAAVASPTQMLGGAQNQGQNSRHTTRVLRLKNSTRRGSMSSIASSTPSVGASNSASVPGANWVSGSGSSSTASRRPAASSGTASAAFPALPSAGQSGSRQAAQPSWIGVPSLSTSSGANRTNAPAARQPVRTTASMASGGAPPARRTAAGEDAFPALPVAPKPLTTIFGYGTGAVRRDMGGNRNTGFSWGGNGEAEGSGSGAGAGSAGDDGNGSGQGGKKKKQGKKQVLVQWG